Proteins encoded in a region of the Stieleria neptunia genome:
- a CDS encoding glycosyltransferase: MLSFSIITPTLGKSRFLAETLESVSTQACSERPTEHLLVASPLLESLATISDPDLHSRVIQASPAGSADAFNRGLEQAKGELVGCLSDDDVYLPGALKRVKTVFETHPEVDLVYGGIEQIDEDSVAYRRRIPRHMNQRRLIKKCTSWHPSLFFRRRVLDQVGMLDNSLEYCCWYDFVIRCYQQGIVSLCVKDCLAGKRRHRGNRQFGVTSLAVQTARAMEQARLLARHLGAVPDGVALRVGHFHAAQQEIDPLSAGYDAAVLQNAIKVKQSLDADPAKTGIRSQAAKLRLQATHIRLQASHSLKYPRVLTRFMPDYFGPRIRNFFRSRLFQLQQHAPRAVRLINDTPQIPSTDRLSIGIVTPNYNTGEFLQRTIESVVRQQFPLLQYVVQDGGSTDSSVEIIKRHATQLHHWDSRPDSGQTQAINRGISHIDTDIMAYLNSDDILLPGSLSFVSEYFRRNPKVDVIYGHRLIIDGNDQEIGRWILPKHDDHAIKFADYIPQETMFWRRSAWNAVGATMDESFQFAMDWDLILRFRAAGMNFVRVPRFLGAFRVIETQKTQVLLETLGATEMNRLRRRELGHIPTTREMRRAIRPYRFRQWVQHHTHTLLEPAVR, translated from the coding sequence TTGCTATCATTCTCCATCATCACACCCACGCTGGGAAAAAGTCGCTTTTTGGCAGAGACACTTGAAAGCGTGTCGACTCAAGCCTGTTCAGAACGTCCGACGGAACACCTGTTGGTCGCATCACCGTTGCTGGAATCACTGGCCACGATCTCCGATCCCGATCTGCACTCACGCGTGATCCAGGCGTCTCCGGCGGGGTCCGCCGACGCATTCAACCGTGGACTGGAGCAAGCAAAGGGCGAACTCGTCGGGTGTCTCTCGGATGATGACGTGTATCTTCCAGGGGCGTTGAAGCGGGTCAAAACGGTTTTCGAAACACACCCCGAAGTCGACCTCGTCTATGGAGGGATTGAGCAGATTGACGAGGACAGCGTGGCGTACCGACGACGTATCCCACGCCACATGAACCAACGCCGCCTCATCAAAAAGTGCACGTCGTGGCATCCCAGTCTGTTCTTCCGGCGCCGGGTGCTCGATCAAGTCGGGATGCTTGACAATTCATTGGAGTACTGTTGCTGGTACGACTTTGTGATTCGTTGCTATCAACAGGGTATCGTTTCCTTGTGTGTCAAGGATTGTCTGGCTGGAAAACGCAGACACCGTGGCAATCGCCAGTTCGGTGTCACGTCGCTGGCAGTGCAGACGGCCCGGGCGATGGAACAGGCCCGTCTGTTGGCGCGTCATCTGGGCGCGGTTCCCGACGGGGTGGCGTTGCGTGTCGGACACTTTCATGCAGCCCAACAGGAAATCGATCCGCTCAGTGCCGGCTACGACGCAGCGGTGCTTCAAAACGCGATCAAGGTCAAACAATCACTCGACGCCGATCCAGCGAAGACAGGAATTCGTAGCCAGGCCGCAAAACTTCGATTGCAGGCGACGCACATTCGATTGCAAGCATCGCATTCGTTGAAGTATCCACGGGTGCTGACCAGGTTCATGCCCGACTATTTTGGGCCACGCATTCGAAACTTTTTCCGCAGCCGTCTGTTTCAGCTTCAACAGCACGCTCCACGTGCCGTGCGGCTGATCAACGACACGCCGCAGATTCCCTCAACCGATCGACTGTCAATTGGCATCGTGACGCCGAATTACAACACCGGCGAATTTTTGCAACGAACGATTGAAAGCGTCGTCCGCCAGCAATTCCCGTTGCTGCAGTATGTCGTCCAAGACGGCGGCTCGACCGACAGCAGTGTGGAGATCATCAAGCGACACGCAACGCAATTGCACCATTGGGATTCGCGTCCGGACAGCGGCCAAACCCAGGCGATCAACCGTGGAATCAGCCACATTGATACGGACATCATGGCCTATCTGAATTCCGACGACATCCTCTTGCCCGGCAGTCTTTCCTTTGTCTCCGAATACTTCCGTCGCAATCCCAAAGTCGACGTGATCTATGGTCATCGGCTGATCATCGACGGAAATGACCAAGAGATCGGACGTTGGATCCTGCCCAAGCACGATGATCACGCGATCAAGTTTGCCGACTACATTCCCCAGGAAACGATGTTCTGGCGGAGATCGGCCTGGAACGCCGTTGGCGCTACGATGGATGAATCATTTCAGTTCGCAATGGATTGGGATCTGATCCTACGGTTCCGCGCCGCCGGCATGAATTTCGTCCGAGTGCCGCGCTTCCTCGGAGCGTTTCGTGTGATCGAGACACAGAAGACGCAAGTGCTTTTGGAAACACTCGGCGCAACGGAGATGAATCGATTGCGGCGCAGAGAGTTGGGACATATTCCGACGACACGTGAAATGAGACGCGCGATTCGGCCTTATCGGTTTCGGCAGTGGGTGCAACACCATACTCACACACTTCTTGAACCCGCAGTCCGATAG
- a CDS encoding ABC transporter ATP-binding protein, producing the protein MNPFFRIARGMTRFPAALSASILCSIAVAMLWGGNIGALYPLLEVSLRGKSVQQWIADDIAEGEAKQRVITAELEDADASLTPIRREQLQAEFKSLQHAIDTKMRLRPYAELLPNDPFQTVALFVALLLATTALKNLFIVGNLVSTSWVVQRTTLDLQNQYTQRVLGLDLASYDRFGTSQLVTHFTESIEHVSRGLQVLLGASVREPLKILSCAIGASLISWRLMLFTLIVTPPTALLISALNRRVRRSLKAHVSDSVHLNRLIFQSVISLPTVQAYGMEREMEKEVDLAGVDRMRRSVKISLWIALTKPVTELAGILAIGATLVIGAYLVLNQQTHLFGIQLTEQPLTIPSMLVFFAMMVGMSDPARKLTDIYSNLQIGIAAADRVAEVLNEPSRLTVPNQPAADETVIDQPPIAPVVRTPGNIEYRAVSFRYCEDQPVLDEIELTIRAGETVCIVGENGCGKSTLGKLLLRFYDPNHGSVFIDGVDIKTLDAKQVRRSISMVSQSPAIIEDTVAANIRFGSPNATDDQVIAAAKMARAEEFILNLDQTYESEVGFDGNRLSGGQKQRIALARAFLRDPSILILDEATNQIDQHSEQLIYDALRDFISDRTCIFVSHRPEAFKLCDRIIVMKNGRVVSSGDAETLRETCTTFQKLFHGQPDNSPEIASDNLSDRAAA; encoded by the coding sequence ATGAATCCATTCTTCCGAATTGCGCGCGGCATGACCCGCTTTCCGGCCGCGCTGTCCGCATCTATTTTATGCTCCATCGCAGTGGCAATGCTGTGGGGCGGCAACATCGGCGCCTTGTACCCCTTGCTAGAGGTTTCTCTGCGGGGCAAATCGGTTCAACAATGGATCGCGGACGACATCGCCGAAGGCGAAGCGAAACAGCGTGTGATCACGGCCGAATTGGAAGATGCAGACGCATCGTTAACACCAATCCGGCGTGAACAGTTGCAGGCGGAGTTCAAATCGCTGCAGCATGCGATCGATACCAAAATGCGACTGCGTCCTTATGCGGAACTCTTGCCGAACGATCCGTTTCAAACCGTCGCGTTGTTTGTCGCGTTGCTGTTGGCGACGACGGCTCTGAAGAACTTGTTCATCGTCGGCAACCTCGTTTCGACCTCTTGGGTGGTGCAACGAACCACGCTCGATCTGCAGAACCAATACACACAGCGCGTGTTGGGTCTGGACTTGGCAAGCTACGACCGCTTCGGGACCAGCCAGCTGGTCACCCATTTCACCGAGTCGATCGAGCATGTCAGCCGGGGCCTACAGGTCCTGTTGGGGGCATCGGTTCGAGAACCGTTGAAGATCCTCTCCTGTGCGATCGGTGCATCGCTGATCAGTTGGCGGTTGATGCTGTTCACATTAATCGTCACGCCGCCGACGGCGTTGCTGATCAGCGCACTCAATCGCAGGGTGCGACGCTCGCTCAAGGCACACGTCTCTGACTCGGTGCATCTCAATCGCCTGATTTTCCAGTCGGTGATTTCGCTTCCGACCGTCCAAGCGTACGGAATGGAGCGTGAGATGGAAAAAGAGGTCGACCTTGCCGGCGTGGATCGGATGCGGCGATCCGTCAAGATTTCACTTTGGATTGCCCTGACGAAACCCGTGACGGAATTGGCGGGAATTTTGGCGATCGGCGCGACGCTGGTGATCGGCGCCTACTTGGTGCTCAACCAGCAAACCCATCTGTTCGGCATCCAACTGACCGAACAGCCGCTGACGATCCCCTCGATGCTCGTCTTCTTTGCAATGATGGTGGGGATGAGTGATCCGGCAAGAAAGTTGACGGACATTTACAGCAACCTGCAAATCGGTATCGCTGCGGCCGACCGAGTCGCCGAAGTGTTGAACGAACCGAGCCGGCTGACGGTTCCGAACCAACCCGCGGCCGACGAAACCGTCATTGACCAACCCCCAATCGCGCCGGTCGTCCGCACGCCGGGGAATATTGAATACCGCGCGGTGTCGTTTCGGTATTGCGAGGACCAACCCGTTCTCGATGAAATCGAGTTGACCATCCGAGCGGGCGAAACCGTCTGCATCGTCGGAGAAAATGGCTGTGGAAAATCCACGCTGGGAAAACTGCTGCTGCGGTTCTACGATCCCAATCATGGCAGTGTGTTCATTGACGGCGTCGACATCAAAACGCTGGACGCCAAACAAGTTCGCCGTTCCATCAGTATGGTTTCCCAATCGCCCGCCATCATCGAAGACACCGTCGCGGCAAATATTCGCTTCGGCAGCCCCAACGCGACCGATGATCAAGTCATCGCGGCGGCCAAAATGGCGCGTGCGGAAGAATTCATCTTAAATCTGGACCAGACTTACGAAAGCGAGGTCGGATTTGACGGCAATCGATTGTCCGGCGGACAGAAACAACGCATCGCACTCGCCAGGGCCTTTTTACGTGATCCTTCCATCCTGATTCTTGACGAAGCGACCAACCAGATCGATCAGCACAGCGAACAACTGATCTATGACGCGTTGAGAGACTTTATCTCCGACCGTACCTGCATCTTCGTCTCCCATCGTCCGGAAGCCTTCAAATTGTGCGACCGAATCATCGTGATGAAGAATGGCCGAGTCGTTTCCAGCGGAGACGCTGAAACACTACGGGAAACCTGCACGACGTTCCAGAAATTGTTCCACGGCCAGCCGGACAATTCACCCGAGATCGCGTCGGACAATCTATCCGACCGTGCCGCGGCCTAG